One stretch of Pedobacter riviphilus DNA includes these proteins:
- a CDS encoding carboxypeptidase regulatory-like domain-containing protein: MKIFRLSFIILLLLSALSFSSSAQTDTISINSIITKTNKVLSDYPAEKIYLHFDKPYYAVADTVWFKAYVTENQNFLSAISKIIYVDVINQKDSLIQTIKLPITGGFAYGSFPLDQINYKQGNYHIRAYTLWMLNSEDPAYFNKTFYVGEAIDKEVKTHITYKNTSTDKLEKIDARVQFKDANNKPYANKNVSWQVVTSYTVIAKGRGTTDTNGYLTIAMSNAQKAEYQLQKGELITSINTTDKDVASSSFQLKNAIVSKDFQFFPEGGSLIAGLNTKVAFKAIKSDGLGINSKGTVTDNDGKTVATFTAQHLGMGSFSLLAEAGKTYKAAVTYADGTTQNYNLPAVVANGAAVNIDNSSADNIAIKILANDAFFEQNQGKKLYLIAQSKGVICYGAQTALSNKEYNTTVLKSKFPNGIAQFTLFNEFGKPLSERLVFVQHKNTMAVTLTSAATTYGTKKKVKINVAAKKDGAPVEGNFSVAVVDESKVPSNEDATSTILTGLLLSSDVKGYIEKANYYFNAPDAKKNADLDVLLLTQGYRSFKYTDIIANKLPKIDFLPEQGIEISGILRQNNGIPVRKGALLLTIPDKRFNLESTTDPVGNFKFQNLMFNDSSKVTITAKYNVNYKNMTLSLNGAPVPTLTRNFSAAEEVLNIDSALTSYLDNSKRQYAYLHTLKDVNIKAAVVPKVSHKDYPALSGLSQMADHEVSGDRFKGCGLLINCLQGMLAGVTFVDNNFYVTRDYNQGKKIPMGIFINGMNVDVNQINTLDPNQLESVEVFLRDDLGLVNRANNVNGVIVFNQKKAPKGTKITKAQLMDMLPKYYELTFSPQGYNKEKQFYSPKYDVPASMNRNDLRTTIYWNPKVITDATGNASFEYYNADGKGQYKVIIEGIDANGNLGRSVFKYLVK, encoded by the coding sequence ATGAAGATTTTTAGATTATCGTTTATCATACTGTTACTTCTATCAGCACTAAGTTTTTCTTCTTCGGCCCAAACCGATACCATTAGCATAAACAGTATTATTACCAAAACGAATAAGGTATTGAGCGATTACCCAGCTGAAAAGATTTATCTTCATTTTGACAAACCTTATTACGCAGTAGCCGATACGGTTTGGTTTAAAGCTTATGTTACCGAAAACCAAAATTTCTTATCAGCCATCAGTAAGATCATTTATGTGGATGTGATCAATCAGAAAGATTCGCTTATCCAAACTATAAAATTACCCATTACAGGTGGTTTTGCTTATGGCAGTTTTCCCTTAGATCAGATCAACTACAAACAAGGCAATTACCATATTAGGGCTTATACTTTATGGATGCTTAACAGTGAAGATCCTGCTTATTTTAACAAAACTTTTTATGTAGGTGAAGCAATCGATAAAGAGGTAAAAACCCATATCACCTATAAAAACACCTCTACTGATAAGTTAGAAAAGATTGACGCACGTGTACAATTTAAAGATGCCAATAATAAACCTTATGCCAATAAAAATGTAAGCTGGCAAGTGGTTACCAGTTATACAGTTATTGCCAAAGGAAGGGGCACAACAGATACCAACGGATATTTAACCATCGCGATGAGCAATGCACAAAAGGCAGAATATCAATTACAAAAAGGCGAACTGATTACCAGTATTAATACCACTGATAAAGATGTAGCAAGCAGTAGCTTTCAACTTAAAAACGCTATTGTAAGCAAAGATTTTCAATTTTTTCCGGAAGGCGGGAGTTTAATCGCTGGCCTAAACACTAAAGTAGCCTTTAAAGCCATTAAAAGTGATGGTTTAGGCATTAATTCAAAAGGTACGGTAACCGATAATGATGGCAAAACTGTTGCCACTTTTACTGCTCAGCATTTAGGAATGGGCAGTTTCAGTTTATTGGCTGAAGCCGGAAAAACTTACAAAGCAGCTGTAACCTATGCCGACGGCACCACTCAAAATTATAATTTGCCGGCAGTTGTTGCAAATGGTGCTGCCGTAAATATAGATAATAGCAGTGCAGATAATATAGCCATAAAAATTTTGGCTAACGATGCTTTCTTTGAACAGAATCAGGGCAAAAAGCTTTATTTAATAGCGCAGAGTAAAGGCGTTATCTGTTATGGTGCACAAACGGCATTATCAAACAAAGAGTACAATACAACCGTACTTAAATCCAAATTCCCGAATGGAATTGCACAATTTACCTTGTTTAATGAGTTTGGTAAACCATTAAGTGAGCGATTGGTTTTTGTTCAGCACAAAAATACCATGGCGGTAACTTTAACCAGTGCTGCAACTACTTACGGAACTAAGAAAAAGGTAAAAATAAATGTAGCTGCCAAAAAAGATGGCGCCCCCGTAGAAGGTAACTTCTCGGTAGCTGTTGTAGATGAGTCAAAAGTTCCATCAAACGAAGATGCAACCAGTACCATATTAACAGGACTTTTATTAAGCAGCGATGTTAAAGGCTATATCGAAAAAGCAAATTATTACTTTAATGCGCCAGATGCGAAGAAAAATGCAGATTTAGATGTACTATTACTAACCCAGGGCTACCGCAGTTTCAAATACACCGATATTATTGCCAATAAATTACCTAAAATTGATTTCTTACCAGAACAAGGCATCGAAATTTCGGGTATTTTACGCCAAAACAATGGCATTCCGGTTAGAAAGGGAGCCTTATTATTAACCATACCGGATAAACGTTTCAATTTAGAAAGTACCACTGACCCTGTTGGGAATTTTAAATTCCAAAATCTGATGTTTAACGATTCCTCTAAAGTGACCATTACCGCTAAGTACAATGTTAACTACAAAAACATGACCTTAAGCTTAAATGGTGCACCGGTACCTACACTCACCAGAAACTTTAGTGCGGCAGAAGAGGTTTTGAATATCGATAGTGCTTTAACCAGTTATTTAGATAACAGCAAAAGGCAATATGCTTATTTACATACACTAAAAGATGTAAACATTAAAGCCGCTGTGGTTCCAAAAGTAAGTCATAAAGATTATCCTGCACTGAGCGGACTAAGTCAAATGGCCGACCATGAGGTTAGTGGCGATCGATTTAAAGGATGTGGTTTATTGATTAACTGTTTACAAGGTATGCTTGCCGGTGTTACCTTCGTTGATAATAATTTTTATGTAACCAGAGATTACAATCAGGGCAAAAAAATCCCGATGGGTATTTTCATTAACGGGATGAATGTAGACGTAAACCAGATCAACACATTAGATCCTAATCAGCTCGAATCGGTTGAGGTATTTTTAAGAGATGATTTAGGCTTGGTTAACCGTGCCAATAATGTAAACGGTGTAATTGTATTTAACCAGAAAAAGGCACCTAAAGGAACCAAAATTACGAAAGCACAGTTGATGGATATGCTTCCAAAATACTACGAGCTTACTTTCTCGCCCCAGGGCTATAACAAAGAAAAACAGTTTTACTCACCTAAATATGATGTTCCTGCAAGCATGAACCGTAACGATTTAAGAACCACTATTTACTGGAACCCTAAAGTAATTACTGATGCAACGGGTAATGCCTCTTTCGAATATTATAATGCAGATGGCAAAGGCCAGTATAAAGTAATTATTGAAGGAATAGATGCCAACGGAAATTTAGGAAGATCGGTGTTTAAATACCTCGTTAAATAG
- a CDS encoding 2-hydroxyacid dehydrogenase, with translation MKVFISGNIASVGIKKLEENNISITQWKENRQITLQELIEACQDQDALISVGPNKINAEFLKACSHLKVIALHSVGYDNVDVAAAKALGIPIGNTPGVLSAATADTAFLLMLAVSRKAFYSHKKIIKGEWKNYEPSPELGIEINGKTLGIFGLGKIGLEMAKKCIGAYSMQVIYHNRSRNEEAEKEIGAKYVSFEELLAQSDVLSIHTALTPETKGKFTLDVFKQMKPNSIFINTARGGIHNEKDLIKALEEKMIWGAGLDVTNPEPMDKNNPLLAMENVAVLPHIGSATEETRAAMAKIIVKNIMAGLKGEKLPFEVK, from the coding sequence ATGAAAGTATTTATAAGTGGCAACATTGCTTCAGTTGGAATAAAAAAACTGGAAGAAAACAATATATCCATTACCCAGTGGAAAGAAAACCGACAAATTACACTTCAAGAATTGATTGAAGCCTGCCAGGATCAGGATGCTTTGATTAGTGTAGGCCCAAATAAGATTAATGCTGAATTTCTGAAAGCTTGTAGTCATTTAAAGGTTATTGCGCTACATTCAGTAGGTTACGATAACGTAGATGTAGCTGCAGCAAAGGCCTTGGGTATTCCAATCGGAAATACACCCGGGGTGTTAAGTGCCGCCACTGCTGATACCGCTTTTTTATTGATGCTGGCTGTTTCCAGAAAGGCTTTCTACTCCCATAAGAAAATTATTAAGGGTGAATGGAAAAACTATGAACCCAGTCCTGAACTTGGTATTGAAATAAATGGCAAAACCCTTGGTATTTTCGGCCTTGGAAAAATTGGGTTAGAGATGGCAAAAAAATGCATTGGCGCTTACAGCATGCAGGTAATTTACCATAACCGCTCGCGTAACGAAGAAGCTGAAAAAGAAATCGGTGCCAAATATGTATCTTTTGAAGAACTTTTGGCTCAAAGTGATGTACTTTCTATCCATACGGCACTAACACCAGAAACCAAGGGTAAATTTACGCTAGATGTTTTTAAACAGATGAAACCCAATTCTATTTTTATTAATACGGCCAGAGGTGGTATTCATAACGAAAAGGATTTAATCAAAGCCTTAGAGGAGAAAATGATATGGGGGGCAGGTTTGGATGTAACGAACCCAGAACCGATGGATAAAAATAATCCCTTGTTAGCGATGGAAAACGTTGCCGTTTTACCACACATTGGCTCAGCCACGGAAGAAACCAGAGCCGCGATGGCTAAAATTATTGTTAAGAATATTATGGCGGGATTGAAAGGAGAAAAACTGCCTTTCGAGGTGAAATGA
- a CDS encoding DUF4249 domain-containing protein has product MKKRIIYFSLFTLCLASCKKIISIDTENAAPQIVIEGRINDQLIDQEIKISKTIGYTEANVFPKISGASVTVTDSKGNTYIFKEGTTPGTYINKMKGQPGVTYNLNVNAEGQTYTASSKMPNVVKMDSIGVIKNFFFGRERKTAAVFFKDPANETNFYHFNLYVNDVLSERFYVNNDRLTNGNDLRIQLFFKPPTNDHDSDELNSNDKIKIEMECIDSNIFDYWYALSQQSNRGPNQGTTPANPTSNISNQALGYFSANTYQVLSATVK; this is encoded by the coding sequence ATGAAAAAACGCATTATATACTTTTCGCTGTTCACTCTATGTTTAGCTTCTTGTAAGAAGATTATTTCTATTGATACTGAAAATGCCGCGCCTCAAATCGTAATTGAAGGAAGAATTAACGATCAACTGATTGATCAAGAAATTAAGATCAGCAAAACCATTGGTTATACAGAAGCCAATGTTTTTCCGAAAATTTCGGGCGCTAGTGTTACCGTAACAGATAGTAAGGGAAACACCTATATTTTTAAGGAAGGTACAACGCCAGGAACTTATATCAATAAAATGAAAGGCCAGCCAGGGGTTACCTACAATTTAAATGTAAATGCCGAAGGACAAACCTACACGGCCAGTTCGAAAATGCCTAATGTGGTTAAAATGGATTCCATCGGGGTGATCAAAAATTTTTTCTTTGGGAGAGAGCGTAAAACTGCTGCTGTATTCTTTAAAGATCCGGCCAACGAAACCAATTTTTATCATTTTAACCTCTATGTTAATGATGTTTTATCTGAGCGCTTTTATGTAAATAACGATCGTTTAACAAATGGAAACGACTTAAGAATTCAGTTATTTTTTAAACCTCCTACTAACGACCACGATAGTGATGAGTTAAACTCGAACGATAAAATTAAAATAGAAATGGAGTGTATCGATTCTAATATTTTCGATTATTGGTATGCTTTAAGTCAGCAATCAAACCGGGGGCCAAACCAGGGCACCACTCCAGCTAATCCAACTTCTAATATTTCCAATCAGGCACTCGGCTATTTTAGCGCCAATACTTACCAAGTGCTATCAGCAACTGTGAAATAA
- a CDS encoding TonB-dependent receptor: protein MPIKHYLALFFLLFLSTSTFAQKKFTLSGTIRDAGTGETLIGATVRISGVSTAATLTNNYGYFALTQAEGTYTVAVSYTGYTSIVKTINLTKDTKLNEELKSANDLAEVTVSANNRKNENVKSAQMGLERIDMKSLNSIPVLLGEKDILKTIQLLPGVKSGGEGNTGFYVRGGAADQNLIILDEAVVYNSSHLLGFFSTFNADAIKDVSLYKGGMPAQYGGRLSSVLDVKMDDGNNKEFKFQGGIGLIASRLKAEGPIVKDRGSFMVSFRRTYIDAFLRSSPDSSVNGSTLNFYDINAKANYKINDKNTIYISGYFGKDNIGVKDLFENNWGNVTTTIRLNHIFNDRLFSNTSLIYNNYNYTVRLLNDATNFKATSLVRDFNFKQDFQYFSNKHILRFGVNATQHRISPIDIDSDEASQVNSLTQERRYGIESAAYISDEWAVNEHLNFLYGVRLAAFSLMGPGNFSTYDANGNIVSTENVAKGKFHKNYFNLEPRFSVSYLFNEENSIKASYNRNTQNVHILTNATSSSPTDQYVLSSTNIKPEIADQVALGYFKNVQDNNYELSGEVYYKWLQNQIDYKNAAELLANSNVESELLYGVGRAYGLELFFKKKFGKLNGWVGYTLSRTERKFTELNDGKYFPARQDRTHDISLVGIYNMTKRWTFSSSFIYSTGNAVTYPAGKYSIGGQMAYYYTQRNAGRMPYNMRWDVSATLEGKPGRKYQSSWNFGIYNLLARKNPYSIEFITDPNDPTKTAAQQTSLFGLIPSITWNFKF, encoded by the coding sequence ATGCCCATAAAACACTACTTAGCTTTATTTTTCCTCCTTTTTCTCTCCACCTCTACTTTTGCTCAAAAGAAATTTACCCTGAGCGGCACCATTCGCGATGCAGGTACAGGTGAAACCTTAATTGGTGCAACGGTAAGGATTTCTGGAGTTTCTACCGCTGCAACCTTAACCAATAACTATGGATATTTTGCTTTGACACAGGCCGAAGGAACCTATACTGTCGCGGTAAGTTATACCGGATATACCTCCATTGTTAAAACCATCAATTTAACAAAAGATACCAAGTTAAATGAGGAATTAAAAAGTGCAAACGATCTTGCTGAAGTAACCGTAAGTGCCAATAACCGTAAAAACGAAAACGTTAAAAGTGCGCAGATGGGTTTGGAAAGGATCGATATGAAATCGCTTAATTCCATTCCTGTGCTTTTGGGCGAAAAGGATATTTTAAAAACCATTCAGCTGCTACCAGGCGTAAAATCAGGTGGCGAAGGAAATACAGGTTTTTATGTTCGCGGCGGTGCTGCCGATCAGAATTTAATCATTTTAGATGAGGCTGTAGTGTACAATTCATCGCACCTTTTGGGCTTCTTTTCTACTTTTAATGCCGATGCGATTAAGGATGTAAGCCTGTATAAAGGTGGCATGCCGGCGCAGTATGGAGGCCGTTTATCGTCTGTTTTGGATGTTAAAATGGATGATGGCAACAATAAAGAATTTAAGTTTCAGGGCGGTATTGGTTTAATCGCTTCGCGTTTAAAAGCAGAAGGTCCTATTGTAAAAGACAGAGGCTCGTTTATGGTGAGTTTCCGCCGCACTTATATCGATGCATTTTTACGCTCTTCGCCAGATTCATCTGTTAATGGCAGTACCCTGAATTTTTATGATATTAATGCAAAGGCGAATTATAAAATCAATGATAAAAATACCATTTATATTTCTGGCTATTTTGGTAAAGATAATATCGGCGTTAAAGATCTGTTCGAAAATAATTGGGGCAATGTTACCACCACCATTCGCTTAAACCACATTTTTAACGACCGCTTGTTTTCAAATACCTCATTAATTTACAATAACTATAATTATACGGTTCGCCTGTTAAATGATGCCACGAATTTTAAAGCCACCTCATTGGTACGTGATTTTAACTTTAAACAAGATTTCCAGTATTTCAGCAATAAACATATACTCCGTTTTGGTGTAAACGCCACACAACACCGTATCTCGCCGATTGATATTGATAGCGATGAAGCGTCGCAGGTAAATTCGCTTACGCAGGAAAGGCGTTATGGGATTGAATCAGCCGCTTATATTTCTGACGAATGGGCCGTAAACGAACATTTAAACTTTTTATATGGTGTGCGTTTGGCGGCTTTTTCTTTAATGGGGCCAGGTAATTTTAGCACCTATGATGCCAATGGGAATATTGTATCAACAGAAAATGTAGCCAAGGGTAAATTTCATAAAAATTACTTTAACCTCGAGCCACGTTTCTCGGTAAGTTACCTGTTTAACGAAGAAAATTCGATTAAGGCTTCTTATAACCGGAATACACAGAATGTACATATTTTAACCAATGCTACGTCTAGTTCGCCAACCGATCAGTATGTGTTGAGCAGTACCAATATTAAACCTGAAATTGCCGATCAGGTGGCTTTGGGGTATTTCAAAAACGTCCAGGATAACAATTACGAACTCTCGGGAGAGGTTTATTATAAGTGGCTCCAGAATCAGATCGACTATAAAAATGCAGCTGAATTATTGGCCAACTCCAACGTAGAGTCAGAACTTTTATACGGGGTAGGCAGGGCATATGGATTAGAGTTGTTTTTTAAGAAAAAATTTGGCAAGCTGAACGGTTGGGTAGGCTATACCTTATCGCGTACCGAACGTAAATTTACCGAACTCAATGATGGTAAATATTTTCCGGCAAGGCAAGATCGTACGCATGATATCTCGTTAGTAGGAATTTACAACATGACCAAGCGCTGGACTTTCTCCTCGAGTTTTATCTACAGCACGGGTAATGCCGTAACTTATCCGGCAGGAAAATATAGTATTGGTGGACAGATGGCATACTACTATACACAAAGAAATGCAGGCCGAATGCCTTATAATATGCGTTGGGATGTGAGTGCAACCTTAGAAGGGAAACCAGGAAGGAAATACCAATCAAGCTGGAATTTTGGGATTTATAATTTATTGGCCAGAAAAAATCCTTATTCTATTGAGTTTATTACCGATCCGAACGATCCGACCAAAACTGCGGCACAGCAAACCTCACTTTTCGGACTTATTCCATCTATTACCTGGAACTTTAAATTTTAA
- a CDS encoding multiheme c-type cytochrome, giving the protein MKGIKRIVVILGAMAIVIIILSRCMNAADQLPEDARGKAYTGAATCIKCHKDLSQSYAHSPHGLTSKPVVDAALLKVFSPDSNSFLFSAHQKVVIEKRDSGIFQVAYQDGKAVRAQKFDMQFGSGEKAYTYTYWQGKKMYELPLSYFAAIQNWAISPGFPKESFYYDRAITSRCLECHASYVDIKLTQRSTFSKDEEMEKGSVIYGIDCERCHGPGKQHVVFHMENPQEKTAKFITLYKTLTRKQKMDACGVCHSGNALVAQKSVFGFEPGDNLDDYYTQDFVGFGGGDPDVHGNQTSMLTGSNCYRKSKNMTCQSCHNTHENIKGNLNLYSQRCINCHQSTNHSKTTLAKGSLSTNCIDCHMPKESSKLITFQQAGKDHLSPYRLRSHHIAIYPVINK; this is encoded by the coding sequence TTGAAAGGTATAAAACGGATTGTGGTTATTTTAGGAGCTATGGCGATAGTCATCATTATCCTTTCAAGATGCATGAATGCGGCCGATCAATTGCCTGAAGATGCGAGGGGAAAGGCCTATACCGGAGCGGCTACCTGCATTAAATGCCATAAAGATTTATCACAGTCTTATGCACACAGTCCGCATGGTTTAACTTCTAAACCCGTGGTTGATGCCGCTTTGTTAAAAGTTTTTTCGCCTGATTCAAACAGTTTTTTGTTCAGCGCACATCAAAAAGTGGTGATTGAAAAAAGAGATAGCGGCATATTTCAGGTCGCTTATCAGGATGGAAAAGCCGTTCGTGCGCAAAAGTTTGATATGCAGTTTGGTTCAGGCGAAAAAGCCTATACTTATACTTATTGGCAAGGCAAGAAAATGTACGAACTGCCTTTATCTTACTTTGCTGCTATTCAGAACTGGGCCATCAGCCCTGGTTTTCCAAAAGAAAGCTTTTATTATGACCGGGCAATAACCAGTCGTTGTTTAGAGTGCCACGCCTCTTATGTTGATATTAAACTCACGCAACGATCTACCTTTTCAAAAGACGAGGAGATGGAGAAAGGTTCTGTTATTTATGGGATAGATTGTGAGCGCTGCCACGGACCAGGTAAACAGCATGTGGTATTTCATATGGAAAACCCTCAGGAAAAGACAGCGAAGTTTATAACACTTTATAAAACACTTACCCGTAAACAAAAAATGGATGCCTGCGGGGTATGTCATTCTGGAAATGCCTTAGTTGCCCAAAAATCGGTATTTGGTTTCGAACCTGGCGATAATTTGGATGATTACTACACACAGGATTTTGTAGGTTTTGGCGGTGGTGACCCAGATGTGCATGGTAACCAAACCAGCATGTTAACCGGATCGAATTGTTATAGAAAGAGTAAAAACATGACATGCCAATCGTGCCACAATACACATGAAAATATTAAGGGCAACTTAAATCTTTACTCGCAGCGCTGCATTAATTGCCACCAAAGCACCAACCATAGCAAAACCACTTTAGCTAAAGGATCGCTTAGTACCAATTGTATCGACTGCCATATGCCTAAAGAATCTTCAAAATTGATCACTTTTCAACAGGCGGGAAAAGACCATTTGAGCCCATATCGCTTACGCTCACACCATATTGCTATTTATCCCGTTATTAATAAGTAA
- a CDS encoding cellulase family glycosylhydrolase: protein MFLRKSLLSIFLFSSISFTGFSQGFLKASGTKIVDGQGQNVLLRGIGLGGWMLQEGYMLKINKEAQQYRIRERIEELMGPKQTQEFYDAWLANHMRKIDVDSMKRWGFNSIRLPIHYNLYTLPVDKEPVAGKNTWLEKGFALTDSLLNWCKANKMYLILDLHAAPGGQGNDLNIADRDPSKPYLWDSEANQQKTIALWRKLAERYKNEPYIGAYDIINEPNYGFTNPEDDKNGTKEKVNAPLRKLMVEITKAIREVDPQHLIIIEGNGWGNNYNGVFPLWDKNMALSFHKYWNYNDQASIAHIIKARDEQQVPVWLGETGENSNVWFTDAIHLLEKNNIGWSWWPLKKIGFNNPMEIKSNPNYDALVKYLNNGGNKPKDSNVYSGLMELAIYSRLENTIIHRDVIDAMIRQPFSNETKPFKANLIKNKSIIYAVDYDLGRNGFAYFDNDTADYHTSTGKRSAGNRGWIYRNDGVDIAKDSTQYEKYYVNHIEKGEWLQYTINVSQKGMYTLKISAAAGEASGRMNISIDGKTVAKEVTVPNTGDAKKFATFEIKNVPLKAGNQKIRILAAIGGYNFSYIQFIK from the coding sequence ATGTTTTTAAGAAAATCTCTTTTATCTATTTTTCTGTTCAGCAGCATTTCGTTTACCGGCTTTAGTCAGGGCTTTTTAAAAGCGTCGGGTACAAAAATTGTTGATGGCCAGGGCCAGAATGTATTATTGCGTGGCATTGGCCTTGGAGGCTGGATGTTGCAGGAAGGTTACATGCTCAAAATCAATAAGGAAGCACAGCAGTATCGAATTCGTGAGCGGATAGAAGAGTTAATGGGGCCGAAACAGACCCAGGAATTTTACGATGCCTGGCTGGCTAACCACATGCGTAAAATTGATGTCGACTCCATGAAACGCTGGGGATTTAATTCCATCCGCCTGCCTATACATTATAATTTATATACTTTGCCGGTAGATAAAGAACCCGTGGCCGGAAAAAATACCTGGCTCGAAAAAGGTTTTGCCTTAACCGATAGTTTGCTCAACTGGTGTAAAGCCAATAAAATGTACCTTATTTTAGATTTGCATGCGGCACCTGGTGGGCAGGGGAACGATTTAAACATTGCGGACCGCGATCCGTCAAAACCTTATTTATGGGATAGTGAGGCCAACCAGCAGAAAACCATTGCCCTTTGGCGAAAACTGGCCGAACGGTACAAAAACGAACCTTACATTGGCGCATACGATATTATAAACGAACCCAATTATGGTTTTACAAATCCTGAAGACGATAAAAACGGTACCAAAGAAAAAGTAAATGCGCCTTTAAGAAAACTGATGGTAGAGATTACCAAAGCCATCCGTGAGGTAGACCCGCAACACCTGATCATTATTGAAGGTAATGGCTGGGGCAATAATTACAATGGTGTTTTCCCGCTGTGGGATAAAAATATGGCTTTAAGTTTCCATAAATACTGGAATTACAACGATCAGGCTTCAATAGCGCACATTATTAAAGCCCGCGACGAGCAGCAAGTACCCGTTTGGCTGGGCGAAACAGGCGAAAATTCGAATGTTTGGTTTACCGATGCCATCCACCTTTTAGAAAAAAACAATATCGGCTGGTCGTGGTGGCCTTTAAAAAAAATCGGGTTCAATAACCCAATGGAAATTAAATCGAACCCCAATTACGATGCGTTGGTTAAATACCTGAACAATGGCGGTAATAAACCTAAAGATAGCAACGTGTATAGTGGACTGATGGAACTGGCTATTTATTCGAGGTTAGAAAATACCATCATTCACCGCGACGTAATCGATGCGATGATTCGCCAGCCCTTTAGTAACGAAACCAAACCTTTTAAAGCCAATTTAATTAAAAACAAGAGTATTATTTACGCGGTTGATTACGACTTGGGGAGAAATGGTTTTGCCTACTTTGATAACGATACAGCCGATTACCATACCTCAACAGGAAAAAGAAGTGCAGGTAACCGTGGCTGGATTTACAGGAATGATGGGGTAGATATTGCAAAAGATTCTACACAGTATGAGAAGTATTATGTAAATCACATCGAAAAAGGAGAGTGGTTGCAATACACCATAAATGTGTCGCAAAAAGGAATGTATACTTTAAAAATAAGTGCAGCAGCAGGTGAGGCTAGCGGACGGATGAATATTTCAATTGATGGTAAAACCGTTGCTAAAGAAGTAACCGTACCCAATACTGGCGATGCGAAAAAGTTTGCCACTTTCGAGATCAAAAATGTACCATTAAAGGCCGGAAATCAAAAAATTAGGATTTTGGCTGCCATTGGCGGTTATAATTTTAGTTATATTCAGTTTATAAAATAA